TTTCCCTTTCATTTAAGTCAATCCGTCAGCCTGTCAATAATGATTTATTACACCCAATGAATAAAGCAAAATTATTACATATTAAATCATAATTTCAACAGTGAATAATACGTCAAACTTGATAATAAAAGAATCCCCTTCCACAGATGAATCTTGCTTCTAAATTACAGAACGCCACCTTATTGTTATTGATAGACTTTCTGGATCTGCAGGCCAATGTTGCATCCAAACCATAGCAGAGCACTTTAGTGTCACTTAGACTATCAGGACGTTCTGAtgagaaattaaaaaatgtaactccTCTAGGAAGTCCCACCAGCTGTGTTTCCTTTAACTTCTAATTTCTAGAATGATCCCACCGGTATGGTTGATACCATAATCATATAGTATAAAATATATCAAGCCCTTCATGATATTGATTGTTAAATAGCTTGAGATTGTATGTATTGTTTATATTGAATGCACCTGCAGGTTTGATTTAAATACAAGTGCAAACAGTTGTATGAAGCGCGGCACCATCATTTCTAAACCGCAGACATCTTTAGGATACATCTGATCCAGTTTTATACACAATACGTAATTGCATGCACTGAATAGTTCTCTAATCTAGACAGTTGCACAACTAAATAAAAGGTCCTTTGAGATGGAGCCCCATTCTTCTTGATGCCAGCTCCTTTCAGCACAAATCACTCAAAGCAAAATATCAGGGGTATTTCATGCCTTGAACCCACTCAAACTCAATGATATAAAACTTGACACACGTAGCATTAGTGTTTTAGAAAGTAGTTGCTCTGTTCTGCAATATCTAGTTCCTGCTAAGAAAATTCAATGGAACTGCAGAATTTTAATAAATCTGAGCCAGCCTTTTGGGATCGTTGATTCAAGtggatttaaatatttatatatatcagGTTCCAATGTGGCTATTAAAACATCATCATTGAACTCCAGCTTATCGGGTTTTTGAGTTTAGTTTTCCAGCCTAAAACCTTTTTATGTGGAAAACAAGGCAGGAAATGACCTTTTGTGATATGACTTTTTCTGCTGGTTATTCTatgacacacgcgcacacacacacacacacacggatatatatatatctacatgCACAAATACACCAAACGCTGCTTTCTTAATGTCCctgataaaaaacaaatgagaaatcaGTCAtgctatcattttttttattattgtgttCAATTATGTATGTCAGCTTCATtctcacctttttgttttttagtctTCCTTGCTTCCTCAGCATATTTCCGTTTTTCGTCCCCctgacaaccccccctcccgccccccctcctgctgtTCTCTCCTTAGTCAAACTCAGAGAAGTCCTCATGTGTTTTACCGCCATGACCTGATCAACCAGCTACAGCATAACCACGCTCTTGTCACCCTGGTGGCTGAGAACCTTTCTGCTTACATGGAGACCATGAGGCAGTTCTCCAAAGGTACGTAGTTGCAGTGCCGCGGTTATGTCGCATGCGTGCGTGCGGTCTGCAGTCTAACGGGTATGTGTGTGCTTTTACAGAAGAGCAGGCTGAGTTTGACCCTCAGACAGTCAGACCAGGAAGCCGCTACAGCCATGTGCAGGAAGTACAGGAGCGACTCAACTTCCTGAGGTACGTCATACCACGTTTTAATAGAAACTGCCTTAGTTATCAATCATATTCTGCATTAAAAGAGGCTTAACTTTGATCAGGATCAAATACCTCATCATGTGTTGGATCTGCTGCATTGTTTCTAGATCTTTTCAGTCACAGTCattgtaaaaaaacagcagctacACATTACATCTGCAGTCGCGTCCTTCATCTACTGAGCCACTCCATTAAAGTAGCTTGTTCAAGGACAAGCATGGGTAATTGGGGAGGAGCAAGTGGTACCCAGTGACTTCACCCCACCACCTACTATGATTCAAGTCTGGGAGAAACTAAATGACCGCCACAAGCATGCTTCTTTAACCTTCCAGCCACCAGTCCCTGTTATTGATTTCCCTCTTTATTTCAGGTTTTTGCTGAAAGACGGTCAGCTGTGGCTGTGTGCCCCTCAGGCAAAGCAGATCTGGAAGTGTTTGGCTGAGAACGCAGTGTTTCTCTGCGACAGAGAGGCCTGCTTCAAATGGTACGTTTTGATTTAAGGAATTccttacattttgaaaaagcagAATGCGTGTGTTTTTGAATGCTATATTTCCTTTTCCCCTGCCACCCAATAGGTACTCCAAGCTGATGGGCGATGAACCAGACCTGGACCCGGACATCAATAAAGACTTCTTTGAGAACAACGTTCTACAGTTGGACCCGTCTCTGCTGACGGAGAATGGCATGAAATGCTTCGAAAGGTTCTTCAAGGCTGTCAACTGCAGGGAGGGCAAGCTAGTGGCAAAGCGCAGGGCCTACATGATGGATGACCTGGAACTAATAGGCTTGGACTACCTCTGGcgggtgaggagagaaacaCTGCAATGGGCACACGCAGCCAGAGTTTACTCGGAGGGAAGCCGAATAGCGCAAAACATTTTTggcagtttgttttatttttgttgtatacTTTTTTATTAGCTTTTAAGAAACCCTTTGAAACCATCAAACTGAAAAAGCCATCTTAATTTAGTCACTTTGAGCACTATGTAAACCAATCTAAGTTTGCATGTCACAGAGAAGAAAAGCAATAGCCCTTGTTGGGAAACAAATTAGTGAGGATTAAGTTCTGACAGCATAACCAGGTACCGTGTGTGGTCCTGTTGTCCCCAAATAAAACTCAGTCAACGTAATTCCTTTCATTACCTAAGAAGATGGTATGTAGAACAACCTATTCCGAGAACACCTATCCGCCTAAATAAAGCCTTCCTCTGTCCCATAAAACATCTGAATTTGCTATGTTGCTTCTTACATTAGAAGGTTTGTGGCACTTAGTCGGGGTGATTAGGCATTTATTTCCAAAGACTTTGTCTTCATCCATTGTTGCTTGGTTTGAACCTCATTTGAAAGCAGTGGTTCACTACTACACACTTGTAGTCAAAGGACTTGACAATAAGGTATGAGTGGCACGgcatgtgtttttcttcccccGGACCCTTTCTGATTTGTCTGTTTGACATTCTTTCGCAAGAGATAAAACATCAATCCGGTAGTGCATTGCTCCGGGACTAATCTTGTAACAGGATACAATGCTGTCCCATAACCGCCTGGTGAAGAGCTAGTGCTGTTTGGAGCTCCGGAGCTAACGTTAAGAGATTCCATTAAATGGTGCTCATGCTCGATTCAGAAGGAGAACGCGTTCTCTGGAAGAACACTTAAACCAGAGGCCCGAGAAGCTCAATTCAGTTAGAAGCGGActtttcagacttttttttgaggggggagggggtgggtaTTATCATATGGGATACACTGTTTTATTCAACGTTCATGTTTTCATTGTTCAGTGAATAAAGTTCTCAAAAATGGTCAAAAACTTTCTGCTTGCAGAACATTTCGCATGCATGCAGACATGTTCGCATGCATGTCTGCTTATAACAAGGTAAACACTGCATAATTACCTCAATTTCCAGCTAATCCCCGTATATTCccatggaaagtttccaactttgaatattCACCGAATTTTGCCACCCTTGTCAGACCCGAGTTTTGGGATCCATTCCCCTCCCTGAGCCTTCGCCCTCCTTGAGTACGAGTGGACAATGAGCACTTCACTAAAGTGCTTCGTAGCGCCACGGACATGACTGCATGAGCGTGAAAGTCAAGTATGACGTATGAATTCATTCGTTCTAtattccctcctctctcccaggTGGTAATTCAGGGAAGCGATGACATCGCCAGCCGAGCCATAGACCTGCTGAAGGAGATCTACACCAACCTCGGACCAAAACTACAAGTCAATCAGGTAGATTGGTCGCTGTGTTTCAGTCGGAGCATACCTTTCTTCTGCTTAGGctattttgtttcttcatttttttttttccacatctgATTTGCTTCTTTCCAAATATAACTATTTAAAATCATTTGATGTGGTAAATTGTGTATCTTGAATGGTGTACCGGTTTCCTTTCAGGTTGAAATTCATGAAGATTTCATCCAGTCCTGTTTTGACCGTCTGAAGGCGTCCTACGACACGCTGTGTGTGTTGGATGGAGACAAAGACAGCATCAACTGCGCCCGTCAGGAGGCCATCCGCATGGTGCGAGTTCTCACTGTGCTCAAAGAGTACATCAATGAGTGTGACAGCGATTACCACGAGGAGAGGACTATACTTCCTATGTCAAGGTACAGCCACAAGATCAACCTGATGGATCACCCGGAGGTCCCTGTAATTCTCTATAAGTCTCTCATTGAAACACCTGTTTGTTTCTGCCAGTGACATTAGAAAAGGTGCCACGTCTTTGCTCTTTCAGCAAAACTTCAAGGTATCATGTtttccgttttttctttttttgcagagcCTTCCGAGGGAAGCATATCACATTGATCGTCCGCTTCCCCAACCAGGGGCGCCAGGTGGACGACTTGGACATCTGGTCACACACCAATGACACAATCGGTTCGGTCAGGCGGGGCATCCTCAATCGGATCAAAGCCAACGCAGCACACACAAAGATAGAGCTTTTCATCGGTGGGGAGGTTGTTGACCCAGCCGACGACAGGAAGCTGATTGGGCAGCTCAATTTGAAGGACAAAACGGTGAGACAGTTGCAAAAGCTCAAGCGGTTACATATTAATACCcaatagctttttttttaaacttttttaaaataagaattaaagaattaaattaaaaacgattaaatgtttctttttagaACAGAATTTacacaatattatttttttcatgtgtaGCTGATCACGGCCAAGCTGACGCAGGTGAGTGCCAACATGCCTTCAAGCCCGGACAGCTCATCTGACTCGTCCACTGGTTCCCCTGGTAACCACGGTAACCACTACAGCGATGGCCCTAACCCTGAGGTGGAGAGCTGTCTTCCTGGTGTGGTGAGTTAACGGCACACAGATACTGGAGTCTGCAACATTTAAGGAACCTTATTTGTTGAAGTATTCTTCCTTAAAATCCAGCCCCAGAAAATGCTGAAATCTGAAACGGCAGCTCGTTGAGCTTCTGCCCTGATGTCGAATCGTGTTTTGTGTTCCAACCCCTGTGTCAATAACACTGTGATCTATGACACTGCGGGTTGATCAGCAGGTGAACAGCATTACTGTTAACACGCCTCTGCCCTGTTTCACAGATCATGTCCCTGCATCTGCGCTACATCTCCTTCCTGTGGCAGGTGGCCGACCTGGGCTGCAACCTCAACATGCCGCTGCTCCGAGATGGAGCTCGAGTTCTCATGAAACTCATGCCCCCAGGTATACAGGAACCTGTGCTCTCCATATTGTCCAGCCAATTAAGGCGTGGAAATATTAAACGACTCACCCGGACGATCCTTATGTTCTGTCCTGTGTGCGCTCTAGATAATACCACGGTGGAGAATCTGCGAGCTGTGTGTCTGGACCACGCCAAGCTCGGGGAGAACAGCCTCAGTCCCTCGTTGGACTCTCGCTTCTTCGGCCCCTCACCCTCACAAGTGCTCTACCTCATCGAGGTGGGTCGCAGTTTGCTACTGCTTCACATGTGATAGATTATGTTCTCTTGACTGGCCTGTGAAGTAGCATAGAACCATTGTGGGCGGAATGGCGTTTTAACAGCAGGAGTAAAACTCCATTATGAATTATGCCAAGGTGACCAGGATATGCCACTGATCCGGTTTCGGTCCATGTCTGTTGATCTATAAAAATCCTCACACTCATCTTTGCCATGTTCCAGGTTGTTTATGCTTTGCTGATGCCAGCCAGTGCCACTCTGGGCGAGGACGCCAGTGACTTCCAGTACAACTTCTTAAAGAGTGGTGGACTGCCACTGGTGTTGAGCATGCTCACCAGGAACAACTTCCTCCCATCGGCAGACATGGAGACACGCCGTGGAGCTTACCTCAATGCGCTTAAGATCGCCAAGCTCCTGCTTACCGCCGTAGGCTTCGGGCATGTGAAGGCTGTGGCAGAGGCCTGCCAGCCCAACGCCGAGGGAAATATTCCTGTCTCACCGGTTAGGACACACACAATTCAATGCGTACCTGTGTGGTTCTTCATCTCCAACTCGTAATAATCTCTTTCCACGCTGCCATCTCCTTCCTTGCACTGTCAACAGATCAATCAGGCCACTCACGACCAGGCCCTGGTCCTCCAGAGTGCCCTGCAAAACATCCCTAATCCGGCCTCAGAATGCATGCTGCGCAATGTAGCCATCCGCCTGGCCCAGCAGATCTCTGATGAGGTCACAGAAAATGTAAGGAAATGGTTGGAGgtttgtaagaatagaatagcGGGAACTAGTGATAGTAATGCATTTTAGACAATAGTTTTTCATGGCACTATTGACAAAGAGATGACAATCTTATGGGACTACTTTTTTCACCAGAATTTCTTCCAGGCATCGAAGTACATCCCAGACATCTGTGTGATCCGAGCGGTACAGAAAATAGTGTGGGCATCAGGCTGTGGCACAGTGCAGCTCGTCTTCAGTTCAAATGAAGATATTAGCAAGATATACGAGAAGGTAAGTTCCCTTTGAATGTCGCTCCTTGTGAGGGTTTCagatctttgtttgtttgtagttCAGTTCTTTAAGCATAAGTAGCACATTAGAGGAGCAGTTGTGCACCACAGCGTTCCATAATAGATGCAGACAGTAAAAGCTTGCGGTACAACCAAGAGACAAAGTGCTCTTGCTGGGCTTTGTGGACTTTCAAGGGATAAGCAATGTCAAAAATACAACGCAGAGTATTTATTGTTCTTATTTCTCATCAGACCAATGCAGCTAAGGAGCCAGATGGGGAGGATGAGCAGGTGTGTTGCGAGGCCCTGGAGGTGATGACTCTGTGTTTTGCCCTCATGCCCACGGCTCTGGACACACTCAGCAAGGAGAAGGCTTGGCAGACCTTCATCATTGACCTGCTGCTACACTGCCACAGCAAGTAAGTACACCAGTCTGGCTTCCACGGCCAAAAGCAAAATTCCACTGACCTCCTCAACTCCAGCCGTTCATAGTTTTGATATTGTGATGTTGATAACTGTGTTCCACAGATCTGTGCGGCAAATGGCCCAGGAGCAGTTTTTCCTGATGGCGACTAGGTGCTGTATGGGTCATCGacccctcctcttctttatcACCCTCCTCTTCACCGTGCTGGGGGTGAGTGGCTATTGCCTCATCGATTGTCCGTGTTAATTGTTATAGTACATCACTCTAGTGTCAGAACGGTTAACTGCTCACAATACCCTAATTTTAAATTGCCCTGTGTCCAGAGTACAGCAAAGGAGCGAGCCAAACATGCTGGAGACTACTTCACTTTACTTAGACACCTTCTCAACTACGCctacaacagcaacatcaaccTGCCAAACGCTGAGGTGCTGCTCAACAACGAGATCGACTGGCTGAAGCGGATACGGGTAAAGCAGCCTGTTCATCGCTTTTTTCATCCCATGTGTTGTATTACGCACCGTATCAACGATGTAGCTCAGTGCGGCGGCAGATTTAATGGTACATGTCTCATGAACCAGGATGAGGTCAAGAGGACAGGGGAGACCGGTGTGGAGGAGACCATCCTGGAGGGTCACCTCGGGGTTACCAAAGAGCTTCTGGCCTTCCAGACACCAGAGAAGAAGTATTACATTGGCTGTGAGAAAGGAGGAGCTAATCTTATAAAGGTGAAACAAACCACACCTGAACATGTCATTACAGTTTCCTTTCTAATAACAGTACTCTGAGTaacgtttcctcctcctttatTAGGAGCTGATTGACGACTTCATCTTCCCGGCATCCAATGTCTACCTGCAGTACATGAAGAGTGGGGAGTTCCCCACGGAGCAGGCCATCCCAGTGTGCAGCACCCCTGCCTCCATCAACGCCGGCTTTGAGCTCCTGGTAGCACTGGCCGTCGGATGCGTCCGCAACCTCAAACAAATAGTCGACACCCTGACTGACATGTACTACTTGGGTATGTACACAGCGGTATGGCAGGTCCACTCGATGGATTGTAAACTACATCATGCATGAGGGTCTTGTCCCTTCTCCTTCCGCTCTCAGGCTGCGAGACGCTGACAGAATGGGAGTACCTGCCTCCGGTGGGGCCGCGGCCCAACAAAGGCTTCGTAGGTCTGAAGAACGCCGGAGCCACCTGCTACATGAACTCTGTCATTCAGCAGCTGTACATGATCCCTCCGATCCGCAACGGCATCCTGGCCATCGAGGGCACAGGCACCGATGTGGATGATGACATGTCGGGGGATGAAAAGCAGGAGAATGAGGTAAAGCATGGGGGGGTGGTGTTGTGCTTAATTTACCAATCCTGTCATCATTTTCCACATTACATTTGAGTCTTGTGTCCCTGTCCACACAATGGACATGCGGTGGAAAATAGTAATTAACATTTTTTCCTCTGTATGTTTGGTCTCTACAGAGTAACGTGGATCCTCGCGACGAGGTGTTCAGCTACCACCATCAGTTTGACGATAAACCCTCCAGTAAGTCGGAAGACAGAAAAGAGTACAACATTGGGGTACTTCGTCACCTGCAGGTCATCTTTGGACACCTGGCTGCGTCCAGACTTCAGTACTATGTCCCCAGGGGATTCTGGAAACAGTTCAGGTATTGCTCAGACACTCGGTAATGAATGTTCCTGCTTGGCAGTTGCCGGTGTCTTACCGTCTCATCTCCGTACCATCTGTCGTAGGTTATGGGGTGAGCCGGTGAACTTGCGGGAGCAGCACGACGCGCTGGAGTTCTTCAACTCTTTGGTGGACAGTCTGGACGAAGCCCTTAAAGCCCTGGGCCACCCCGCCATGCTGAGCAAGGTGCTGGGCGGGTCCTTTGCCGACCAGAAGATCTGTCAGGGATGCCCCCACAGGTGAGTGCGGTCCTCCCGTGCGCCGTCCCTAGAATAATAAAACTTGTGTTGTCACACTGCTAATGATGTTTTGCGTTGCCAGGTATGAGTGTGAGGAGTCGTTCACAACACTCAACGTGGATATTCGAAACCACCAGAACCTGCTGGACTCGATGGAGCAGTATGTCAAAGGAGATCTTCTTGAGGGAGCGAACGCCTACCACTGTGAAAAGTGCAATAAGAAGGTGAGAATGAAGCCCCCCCGATAGTTGAATGCAATAACGAAGTCCCATGGTATCACTTTAACTTTGACATGTTCTCTCTTGGCCAGGTGGACACGGTGAAGCGCCTGCTGATCAAGAAGCTGCCGCCCGTCCTGGCCATCCAGCTGAAGCGCTTCGACTACGACTGGGAGAGGGAGTGCGCCATCAAGTTCAACGACTACTTTGAGTTCCCCAGGGAGCTGGACATGGAGCCGTACACGGTAGCTGGTGTGGCAAAGCTCGAGGGCGACGACGTCAACCCGGAGAACCAGGTGATCCAACAGAACGAGCCCTCCGAGCCCACGCCGCCCGGCAGCTCCAAGTACCGCCTGGTTGGAGTGCTGGTCCACTCGGGCCAGGCCAGCGGCGGCCACTACTACTCCTACATAATCCAGAGGAACGGTGGGGACGGCGAGAAGAACCGCTGGTACAAGTTCGACGACGGCGACGTGACCGAGTGCAAGatggacgacgaggaggagatgaagaaccAGTGCTTCGGAGGGGAATACATGGGCGAGGTGTTCGACCATATGATGAAGAGAATGTCGTACCGGAGGCAGAAGCGCTGGTGGAACGCCTATATCCTGTTCTACGAGCGCATGGACTCACTGGACAAAGACAGCGAGCTGGTCAAATACATCTCTGAGTTGACCATCTCCTCCACCAAGCCTCACCAGGTCAAGATGCCCGGCGTCATCGAGTGCAGCGTCCGCAAGCAGAACGTCCAGTTCATGCACAACCGAATGCAATACAGCCTGGAATATTTCCAGTTCATTAAGAAACTTCTGACCTGTAACAGTGTCTATTTAAACCCTCCTCCAGGTAGGCTCCTATCCTCAGTGTGTGCTGCTGATTCATGAATCAGTGGATTATGTATTATTGTATATTCATTGACTAGGACAAAATGAATCTAGGTTAACATCAACCAAAACCAAAGGGTGGaatgttttggaaaatgtgTGGCTAGTTTCACTTTTGCTTTTCCATTTCACCAGGTAAGTTTTCTCACTGCAATTAAACACCTCTGAAAAAAGGTGTAGAAAACTTGTTACAAAGTACTCGTAAACAATATCAAGTAGGTTATCATAAGGAGCCGCACAAGTACTTGGTGTTAATGTCTGTTGCTTTAAGCTGGTTCAGCCCTTCGTGTGTTGCACATAACTCCTCATGACTCTGCATATCCACAAGGAGGAAGTCTGCTTCCTAGCTCCTCTTAGCAATATAGCAGCAGCCATTCTGATTGTATCCCTACACTTTGTCCTGCGTCTCTCAAATCTATTTCAAGTTCTGTAAATGTACAGCATCCCAGTAGAAATAATTGGTGGTCAGTAGCGTTTAGAACAGGCTTCCCAGAAATGCTCTGCctctttaaatgtattattaatagAGCCACCGCCCCGTAATGTTCCACAGGAAAATTCATTTTTGAGGGCAGTCACTAGTATATTTTTGTGTCCATTAAGGATAagtttgtgtggttttattttttattgcgtTTCAGCAGGAGCAAAGAAACATGAAAAagtattgatttgatttttagaCTATTATTCTTTTAGACGGTGAAAGTGtgatgataatatatatatatatatatataatatatatatatatatatatatatatatatatatatatataaatatatatatataatatatatatatcaaatctATCCTCTTAGTTCACTGGATTGAAGAAGGATTAATTCAGTGTCTTTTTACCACAGTGATGAGATCCATACGTTATTGCAGTCACAGTATTTGTGTTCTCCAGCACATCAGACTTTGATGGAAACAATGACTGGAGTAGACGTGCTGACAGCTTACATTTGAAAGAAGTTTACATCGCG
The window above is part of the Gasterosteus aculeatus chromosome 16, fGasAcu3.hap1.1, whole genome shotgun sequence genome. Proteins encoded here:
- the usp9 gene encoding ubiquitin carboxyl-terminal hydrolase 9X isoform X11, which encodes MTATTRGSPVGGNDSQGQAPDAQSQPPLPQNQASSPNSSNENSPVSPPDEQGQGDGLPQPEEEEPAFPHTDLAKLDDMINRPRWVVPVLPKGELEVLLEAAIDLSKKGLDVKCEACQRFFRDGLTISFTKILTDEAVSGWKFEIHRCIINNTHRLVELCVAKLSQDWFPLLELLAMATNPHCKFHIYNGTRPSETVPAGAQMADDELFARPPDPRSPKGWLVDLINKFGTLNGFQMLHDRFMSGQALNVQIISALIKAFGQCYEFLTLHTVKKYFLPVIEMVPQFLENLTDEELKKEAKNEAKNDALSMIIKSLKNLASRVPGQEETVKNLEIFRLKMILRLLQISSFNGKMNALNEVNKVISSVSYYTHRHNPEEEEWLTAERMAEWIQQNHILSIVLRDSLHQPQYVEKLEKILRFVIKEKALTMQDLDNIWAAQAGKHEAIVKNVHDLLAKLAWDFSPEQLDHLFDCFKASWTNASKKQREKLLELIRRLAEDDKDGVMAHKVLNLLWNLAHSDDVPVDIMDQALSAHIKILDYSCSQDRDTQKIQWIDRFIEELRTNDKWVIPALKQIREICSLFGEAPQNLSQTQRSPHVFYRHDLINQLQHNHALVTLVAENLSAYMETMRQFSKEEQAEFDPQTVRPGSRYSHVQEVQERLNFLRFLLKDGQLWLCAPQAKQIWKCLAENAVFLCDREACFKWYSKLMGDEPDLDPDINKDFFENNVLQLDPSLLTENGMKCFERFFKAVNCREGKLVAKRRAYMMDDLELIGLDYLWRVVIQGSDDIASRAIDLLKEIYTNLGPKLQVNQVEIHEDFIQSCFDRLKASYDTLCVLDGDKDSINCARQEAIRMVRVLTVLKEYINECDSDYHEERTILPMSRAFRGKHITLIVRFPNQGRQVDDLDIWSHTNDTIGSVRRGILNRIKANAAHTKIELFIGGEVVDPADDRKLIGQLNLKDKTLITAKLTQVSANMPSSPDSSSDSSTGSPGNHGNHYSDGPNPEVESCLPGVIMSLHLRYISFLWQVADLGCNLNMPLLRDGARVLMKLMPPDNTTVENLRAVCLDHAKLGENSLSPSLDSRFFGPSPSQVLYLIEVVYALLMPASATLGEDASDFQYNFLKSGGLPLVLSMLTRNNFLPSADMETRRGAYLNALKIAKLLLTAVGFGHVKAVAEACQPNAEGNIPVSPINQATHDQALVLQSALQNIPNPASECMLRNVAIRLAQQISDEVTENASKYIPDICVIRAVQKIVWASGCGTVQLVFSSNEDISKIYEKTNAAKEPDGEDEQVCCEALEVMTLCFALMPTALDTLSKEKAWQTFIIDLLLHCHSKSVRQMAQEQFFLMATRCCMGHRPLLFFITLLFTVLGSTAKERAKHAGDYFTLLRHLLNYAYNSNINLPNAEVLLNNEIDWLKRIRDEVKRTGETGVEETILEGHLGVTKELLAFQTPEKKYYIGCEKGGANLIKELIDDFIFPASNVYLQYMKSGEFPTEQAIPVCSTPASINAGFELLVALAVGCVRNLKQIVDTLTDMYYLGCETLTEWEYLPPVGPRPNKGFVGLKNAGATCYMNSVIQQLYMIPPIRNGILAIEGTGTDVDDDMSGDEKQENESNVDPRDEVFSYHHQFDDKPSSKSEDRKEYNIGVLRHLQVIFGHLAASRLQYYVPRGFWKQFRLWGEPVNLREQHDALEFFNSLVDSLDEALKALGHPAMLSKVLGGSFADQKICQGCPHRYECEESFTTLNVDIRNHQNLLDSMEQYVKGDLLEGANAYHCEKCNKKVDTVKRLLIKKLPPVLAIQLKRFDYDWERECAIKFNDYFEFPRELDMEPYTVAGVAKLEGDDVNPENQVIQQNEPSEPTPPGSSKYRLVGVLVHSGQASGGHYYSYIIQRNGGDGEKNRWYKFDDGDVTECKMDDEEEMKNQCFGGEYMGEVFDHMMKRMSYRRQKRWWNAYILFYERMDSLDKDSELVKYISELTISSTKPHQVKMPGVIECSVRKQNVQFMHNRMQYSLEYFQFIKKLLTCNSVYLNPPPGQDHLLPEAEEIAMISAQLAARFLFSTGFHTKKVVRGPASDWYDALCILLRHSKNVRYWFAHKVLFAYPNRFSEYLLECPSAEVRGAFAKLIVFIAHFSLQDGPCPSPTASPGPSTQGCDNLSLSDHLLRAVLNLLRREVSEHGRHLQQYFNLFVMYANLGLAEKTQLLKLNVPATFMLVALDEGPGPPIKYQYAELGKLYTVVSQLVRCCDVSPRMQSSINDELLSVSPGNPPLPNPYGDTNLTTPVMPVQQLVAEILFVRTSYVKKIIEDCSNSEETVKLLRFSCWENPQFSSTVLSELLWQVAYSYTYELRPYLDLLLQILLIEDSWQTHRIHNVLKGIPDDRDGLFDTIQRSKNHYQKRAYQCIKCMVALFSNCSVAYQILQSNGDLKRKWTWAVEWLGDELERRPYTGNPQYTYNNWSPPVQSNETSNGYFLERSHSARMTLAKACELCPEELKCTQGSPGKEPDEQEAPDDQDSSPPEDTSLYPHSPGTAQFQQNNHPHGQPYTGPAAQHMNNPQRPGPASAPTPGPSQTAPGPSPTPGPRAQENWESTEEVAPAPAPAPTPAPVPTTSTTPAPAQPKE